From the Argentina anserina chromosome 3, drPotAnse1.1, whole genome shotgun sequence genome, the window ACTTGGGTACTCGCTCATTCTTTCCATACTCAGAAGTTTCGAAGTAAGGCATGATGCTGTCAGAGTTATGGTTGCTGCTCCACTGATTGCTTTTGTAACTACGCACATATTGTATCTCAACTTCTATAAACTGGATTATGGTATATTATCTTCCCCCTTTCTATccttcttattttatttttctcagtAACCAATGAAGCTATATTCTAAAAGGTTACTCAGGCACTTTGGCACACACAAACATATTTATAAATTGTTCTCCCTTTGATCTTCTAATTTATGTAGTTTCTAATTTCTTTAACCATAGCAGTAAGCTTGTGGGGAATGCTGAATAATATCTATTTCAACAGTGCTCACTTGTAGGCTTGTGAAGTCACACAAGTGGACCATAAACATGAATATATCCTTTCTACCTTTCTATGGTGGAAAGTCTCTCTATGGAAGCTTATTGTTTTCTCTGACCTATGTTTCCTGGGTTTTAGCCTCTATGTGATAATCCTAAAATTCAACTATTTCTGATTTGTTTCAGTTTGGCAACTGATTAAATATACTCCTTGATCCATTTTGGCTTtgaaaaaaggaagaagtttACACAACATCATAATCAGGTCACCATTCTGATGACTTGCTTTACCCTGCAGGTTGGAACATGAAAGTTTGTGTTGTCATGGCTGTGGCCCAACTTCTTATTTGGGCGGTTTGGGCTGGTGTTAGTCACCATCCATCTCGTTGGAAATTGTGGTTGGTAGTAGTTGGAGGTGGACTTGCAATGCTACTAGAAATCTATGATTTCCCACCGTATGAAGGTTTTCTGGATGCTCATGCGGTCTGGCATGCCACCACCATCCCCCTAACTTACATTTGGTGGAGTTTCATCAGAGACGATGCTGAGTTCGTAACCTCGAAACAAGTAAAGAAGTTGGCAAAGAAGACAAAATAGAGTTATCTCGAGCTGTTACACACTTGCACCATGTTAATGGTTGTGCACTTTGCCCTTGGCTCTGTCAATGTATGCTAAAGGATGCGGTTTCCCCCTTTGTTTCTTCTAATATGTATCTTAAAAAGAAGCAGTTGCTATATGATACTGATCGCAGTTGTATTCAGAGATACCATagaattgtttttcttttggtagTAATCTTGGTTGCGAGACTATCAGAAAGACTTGCTTTCAGTAAGTTTTcacttctattttattttcttggttAAGCAGCAATGGCAACTGCCCAATGGCCAATACATAAAAACTTTTGTTGGGGTCAAGTAAAGCAGGCATATAAAAACAGCTTGCTATTGTAATAGAAGTGACTTGCTAAGGCGCACAAATCTAGAGACGAGCATTTGTACCAAGTGTAGCCAAAGATGGACAAAATTCTTGCTACAAGCGCACAAATCTAAAGACACCACAAACTTGTTGGCTACAAACGGGTGAAAGTTGGGACTCGAACACTGGATACGGATCACTTTGAAGCAAATAATTCAACAGATTTTACCTAAAAGACAACACACAATGACTATCGATATTGCAcgaaatgaaaatattttcaattttgagatAAGTTAATATGCGACTGTAACTAAttcattcaagaatcaaaactcGCTTGAACTGGCTTCGTTGAAGTTATTTGCCCAGAAACAAGGAAATTAGTCTTAAATAGTTCACACTCCTAACTTCACCCAACTACTAAATCCAAGTCCTACATTGTAGAAATCATCTTTGATACCAATTACCTATAGATCTCACTCACTCCACCCTTGTATAAACCCGAGCTAGCTTCTTAAActagaacaaaaccaaaaaagaaaagcccGGCCCAAATGAAAGGAAAAACCCTAGATAACGAAGACTTTCACAGCCGCATATACCACTAATTTATTCTCCTCTTGCCCCTCACCTCGCTTCGTATAGAAAAGCCACCAAACTCTGCATTCTCTCTACTCTGCCGCCTCACTCCTGCCTCTTGTCACCTGgttcgtctctctctctctctctagatcTGAAGAGAGCTTAGTCTTTCTATTCCTGCTTCACCTGCTTGTTTACTTTGCTCTTGTGATTTCCAGTACTTGCTTTGAGCTTTTTCTTGCTTAAGATCCGTGATTTGGATGGTTGAACTAGTATGATTTACTCTTACTGCTTTGATATGATCGGGTTGGATTTGTTTATGCGTCGATTCTTGTATTTAGCTTCGTAGTAGCTTTTGAGCTTGCTTTTATGGAATCCATTGTGCACAGATTCAATCAAACAAGATGTATTGCTGACCTACTTTTTTTCTCTCGTTTACTTTGCGGCGGTGTTCGTTGTAGCGATTATAAGATTATTACTGAACTAGTTGGATGATGTTGTTACTGGTTAcgtgtttgtttttttaactGTTTTGTATTGGTTGTTTTATGCAGGTTGTAACTTGAATTACAGAGAGGTGGCATTTACAGTCGGTCAAGATGGTAAGTCAATTGGATTCTGATTTTTGAGATATGTGTAATGTGTTGACTTGTGTAATTTTAACGATGGAGTTTTTCTGTGTGAGCAGGTGAAGTTCACAGCGGAAGAGTTGCGAAGGATTATGGACTACAAGCACAACATCCGTAATATGTCCGTTATTGCCCATGTCGATCATGGTAAGTACATGTTATGttcctgtttttttttgtgcgtGCCAGATATTTCGTTCGTGAATTGTTGATCTACGAACAAGTATGGGGTGTTTCTGCAAGTTTTCGGATAATTTTGTCATAATGTGCGGTAGTTCTTATAATTATGTATAGACTAGAGTCAGCTTCGCAGCTGACTGATATTTTGTTTCTGCGTGGGAACAGTATCCTATCTCAAGTGTTACAATTGGagtttctttgatttttttttctttttcgctTGACTGTTGTGAGCTAATAATGTTGAATTTGGTTCTTTTCAGGTAAATCAACCCTTACCGACTCCCTTGTTGCTGCCGCTGGTATCATTGCACAAGAAGTTGCTGGTGATGTCCGTATGACGGATACCCGTGCAGATGAGGCAGAGCGTGGTATTACAATCAAATCTACTGGAATCTCTCTCTACTATGAGATGACCGATGAGTCGCTGAAGATGTTTAAAGGAGAGAGAAACGGAAATGAGTACCTTATCAATCTCATTGATTCTCCTGGGCATGTTGACTTTTCATCTGAGGTCACAGCTGCTCTTCGTATTACTGATGGTGCACTTGTGGTGGTGGATTGTATTGAGGGCGTCTGTGTCCAAACTGAGACCGTGCTCCGTCAAGCCTTGGGAGAAAGGATCAGGCCCGTTTTGACCGTTAACAAGATGGACAGGTGCTTCCTTGAGCTCCAGGTGGATGGTGAGGAGGCCTACCAGACATTCCAAAGGGTTATTGAGAATGCTAATGTCATCATGGCTACCTACGAAGACCCTCTTCTTGGTGATGTCCAGGTCTACCCTGAGAAAGGAACAGTTGCTTTCTCTGCTGGTTTGCACGGTTGGGCTTTTACTCTTACCAACTTCGCCAAGATGTATGCTGATAAATTTAAGGTCGATGAGGCAAAGATGATGGAAAGACTCTGGGGTGAGAACTTTTTTGACCCAGCAACCAAGAAGTGGACCAGCAAGAACACTGGTTCTCCTACCTGCAAGCGTGGTTTCGTTCAGTTCTGTTATGAGCCCATCAAGCAGGTTATCGCTACCTGCATGAATGATCAGAAAGATAAGCTTTGGCCCATGTTGACAAAGCTTGGAATCACCATGAAGGGTGAGGAAAAAGATCTGATGGGAAAACCATTGATGAAGAGGGTTATGCAGACCTGGCTGCCTGCCAGTAGTGCCCTATTGGAGATGATGATCTTTCACCTTCCCTCTCCACATACTGCTCAGAGGTATCGTGTGGAGAATTTGTACGAGGGTCCCCTGGATGATCAGTATGCTAATGCCATCAGAAACTGTGATCCTGACGGTCCTCTTATGCTCTATGTATCTAAGATGATTCCCGCATCTGACAAGGGTAGATTCTTTGCCTTTGGCCGTGTGTTTGCTGGGAAGGTCCAAACAGGTTTGAAGGTTAGAATCATGGGACCAAACTATATTCCTGGTGAAAAGAAGGATCTGTATGTCAAGAATGTACAGAGGACTGTTATCTGGATGGGAAAGAAACAAGAAACTGTTGAGGATGTTCCCTGTGGTAACACTGTGGCCTTGGTCGGTTTGGATCAGTTCATCACCAAGAATGCTACCTTGACAAATGAGAAGGAAAGCGATGCTCACCCTATTCGTGCCATGAAGTTCTCTGTCTCACCTGTTGTGCGTGTTGCTGTTCAGTGCAAGGTTGCTTCTGATCTTCCCAAGCTTGTTGAAGGGCTTAAACGTCTGGCCAAGTCCGATCCTATGGTTGTCTGTTCTATTGAGGAGTCCGGAGAGCACATTATTGCTGGTGCTGGTGAACTTCATCTTGAGATCTGTTTGAAGGATCTTCAGGACGATTTCATGGGTGGAGCTGAGATTATTAAGTCTGACCCTGTTGTGTCTTTCCGTGAGACAGTCCTTGAGAAGTCCTGCCGTACCGTGATGAGCAAGTCTCCCAACAAGCACAACCGTCTGTACATGGAAGCACGCCCATTGGAGGAGGGTCTTGCTGAAGCCATTGATGATGGTCGTATTGGTCCAAGAGATGATCCTAAAATTCGATCCAAGATCCTGGCTGAGGAATTTGGTTGGGACAAGGATCTTGCTAAGAAAATCTGGTGTTTTGGCCCTGAGACCACTGGTCCTAACATGGTGGTTGATATGTGTAAGGGAGTCCAGTACCTCAATGAAATCAAGGATTCTGTTGTTGCTGGGTTCCAGTGGGCTTCAAAGGAAGGTGCATTGGctgaagaaaacatgaggggtatcTGCTTTGAAGTCTGTGATGTTGTTCTTCATGCTGATGCTATTCACAGAGGAGGTGGTCAGGTCATTCCAACCGCCAGGAGGGTCATCTATGCTTCCCAGCTGACAGCCAAGCCAAGGCTCCTTGAACCGGTGTATCTTGTTGAGATTCAAGCACCTGAGGGTGCTCTCGGTGGTATCTACAGTGTTCTCAATCAGAAGCGTGGACATGTATTTGAAGAAATGCAGAGGCCTGGTACCCCACTGTACAACATCAAGGCATACCTGCCTGTCGTTGAGTCTTTTGGGTTCTCTGGTCAGTTGAGGGCTTCCACTTCAGGACAGGCTTTCCCGCAGTGTGTGTTTGATCATTGGGAGATGATGTCTTCTGATCCATTGGAGGGTGGTTCCCAGGCAGCTGTGCTGGTTCAAGACATCCGGAAGAGGAAGGGTTTGAAGGAGCAAATGACCCCGCTTTCCGATTTCGAGGACAAGCTTTGAGAGACTCATTTTATTCTTATCTGGTTCCCATTGATGAGAAAAGTTACTTTGCTGCCTGTAGTACGATGCACTCACTGCCTATTTTTGTTTCAGTTTTTCATCGTCATGTTTCAAGTTAccctgttgttgttgttgttgttgtagtcATTCTGTTGAAATAGTTGCAATTTGTGTTTCGTTATGTTGGtacattatattttgattttagctTTTACCATGACTGCGTATGTTTCATTTGAGCTTCTTCACTATCTTACCTtatatgtactttttttttcaaagggGTTTGGAACCCAGCTTAGCCGGAGGCTCATCCCAcgcttatttttattaaaataaaagataaatttTGCAATAGGAGGACATAATACCTGAACATTGCTTCACGGTAAATGTCTGATCCTAATAGAATGAAAAGCTTGAAGAAAGCTTTTACAATCATCAATAACCCGATTTACCTCTTAAAGTCCGAATAGTTCACCGTCTCCATGCTAAGAGCAGCAATTAGAATGGCTGAATCGCTCTCAATGTTAATATCCGGCCAACCTTGACGAATGCCCTGCATGACTCTGTTTCCATATTTAGAAGCGAGTGTGCATGCCTAATTGGCTTAGCTAATGCGGCGATACCCAAGCCAGATGCATCTCTAACTACAACTCTATTCCCACTTTCGTTATCGAAAGCTCCATCCACATTAATTTTTAGTCTACAACGCAGGGGACACTCCCAATTTGTCATGGGTCTCTTCTTCTGTACCAATTTCGGGTGGAACTTTTGATACTCCCCTAGATGTTCCACCCACTGAATCATGTTCATGGGTCTACAGCTAGCACCATTCCAGTAAACATTATTTCGTTTGGTCTAGATACCCCACAAACTCATGAGAAAAACATCTCTATGCTCCACCGAGAGAGTCTCAAGCATGCACATAACCCAATCAACCAATGTGGAAGATGGATGTTCTCTAGCATTAGTTTTCAACGGCCCATAAAGCCAGAAACAAGACAGAGTTGGGGAAAGTTTAAACAAGTGAACATCATATTCAATATCTCCACCGCAAAACAGGCAACATACCTAACTTAAAACCACCTGTCGACGCTGGAGGGCAGCCCTAGTGGGCACACAAGCTCTAATCAATTTCCAAACAAATATCTTCACTTTAGGTGGGACATTTGCACTCCACACTCTTTGCCAATGACCCTTAGAGATGCCACCAAAGCTCCCACTTGATGAAGATTCCTTATGAAAACAATTAACTTATTGAAAGAAAGCATGGTACCCATTCTTAACTGAAAAGATGCCATTACGGTCATGATGCCACACATATCTATCCTCAGTATCTCTAGAACTCAAGGGAATCTGGGCAACCAACTCTACCTCCCCTGCCGAAAACAAATCTTCTAGCAAGTCCACCAACCACACATGATTGTCATAATCAACCAAATCAGAAATCATCAATCTCTTAGTCCCTTCCATAATTGCCGAGTAGGGTCGAAATGATGAGGGTAAAGGAAGCCACAGGTCGTGTCATACTGAGATGTCCTGCCCATTCCCAATCTGAACACGAAGACTAGTTTTGAGAACCTCCCTACGAACAATAATAATCCTCCAAGTGTAAGACTGACCATTCTTCACCTCAGCTTCTAAAAACGAATATTTTGGGAAATAACCCTCGAGATAAAATGGAACTTGGATTATGAATTAATCTCCAACCTTGATTCGCTAACAGTGCAAGGTTAAAGACATGCATGTCACGGAAGCCAAGCCCCCCCTAAGATTTGGGGCAACATAATTTATCCCAAGCCAACCAATAAATTTTACGATTTTCCTCCCCATCACCCCACCAAAAACCCGCCATAAGGCTATGCAAATCATGACACACATATTTCGGCAATTCAAAACAACTCATAACATATGACATAATAGATTGAGCAACCGCTTTGATAAGCACATCCTTACCAGCCAAACTCAACGTCTTATCCCACTAACCTTTCGTACGGTTTCTGACTTTCTCTCTCAAGTACCCAAAAGCCTCCTCCTCTGATTAACTAAGCTCAGTTGGAAGCCCCAAGTATTTCTCATGTTTTTTGACCCTCTCAACTTGTTAACGTAGTGAATTATACTGATGTGATACGCTATACTCTTTATAGATGCAGTATGCCGTACTCTAAGTAgaacggacacggacacgagtgtccgtattggacacgattcgatacgtagacacggcatatagaaatttttttggacacggacacgtggtggacacgttaattaaatattatttttaatatatatatttattaaaaaattattttataaatttgaaagtatttagaattttagatgtatatatatgtcaaaatgtgcattaaaatgatgaaaacataacttgttagaatggctaaggacttgataagtaccttgtataaccaaggttcgaatcccaccacaagcattcttatttttatcacgagtttctctccttatatatatattaaagtgtgcataaatataacaaaaactgaatctgtttgAATGGTTGAagagttgttgagtgccttg encodes:
- the LOC126788466 gene encoding elongation factor 2; its protein translation is MVKFTAEELRRIMDYKHNIRNMSVIAHVDHGKSTLTDSLVAAAGIIAQEVAGDVRMTDTRADEAERGITIKSTGISLYYEMTDESLKMFKGERNGNEYLINLIDSPGHVDFSSEVTAALRITDGALVVVDCIEGVCVQTETVLRQALGERIRPVLTVNKMDRCFLELQVDGEEAYQTFQRVIENANVIMATYEDPLLGDVQVYPEKGTVAFSAGLHGWAFTLTNFAKMYADKFKVDEAKMMERLWGENFFDPATKKWTSKNTGSPTCKRGFVQFCYEPIKQVIATCMNDQKDKLWPMLTKLGITMKGEEKDLMGKPLMKRVMQTWLPASSALLEMMIFHLPSPHTAQRYRVENLYEGPLDDQYANAIRNCDPDGPLMLYVSKMIPASDKGRFFAFGRVFAGKVQTGLKVRIMGPNYIPGEKKDLYVKNVQRTVIWMGKKQETVEDVPCGNTVALVGLDQFITKNATLTNEKESDAHPIRAMKFSVSPVVRVAVQCKVASDLPKLVEGLKRLAKSDPMVVCSIEESGEHIIAGAGELHLEICLKDLQDDFMGGAEIIKSDPVVSFRETVLEKSCRTVMSKSPNKHNRLYMEARPLEEGLAEAIDDGRIGPRDDPKIRSKILAEEFGWDKDLAKKIWCFGPETTGPNMVVDMCKGVQYLNEIKDSVVAGFQWASKEGALAEENMRGICFEVCDVVLHADAIHRGGGQVIPTARRVIYASQLTAKPRLLEPVYLVEIQAPEGALGGIYSVLNQKRGHVFEEMQRPGTPLYNIKAYLPVVESFGFSGQLRASTSGQAFPQCVFDHWEMMSSDPLEGGSQAAVLVQDIRKRKGLKEQMTPLSDFEDKL